In Megalobrama amblycephala isolate DHTTF-2021 linkage group LG10, ASM1881202v1, whole genome shotgun sequence, one DNA window encodes the following:
- the si:dkey-174i8.1 gene encoding arylsulfatase I, which translates to MDVLVLGFCLALGLLHTMEGKVLRPGRVPPHIVFVMVDDQGFNDIGYHGSEIHTPVLDQLAGEGVKLENYYVQPICSPSRSQLMTGRYQIHTGLQHSIIRARQPLCLPPDIPTLPERLRQAGYSTHMVGKWHLGFCRPECLPTSRGFQSFLGSLTGSGDHFNFQSCDGTEACGFDLHDGDRPAWELSGNYSTRLYTERVKEILRHHDQRKPLFLYVALQAVHTPLQAPGHLLRRYQTLGNRPRRHYAAMVSGVDESVGEIVSELRGRGYYNNSVLIYSSDNGGQPLSGGCNWPLRGGKGSYWEGGVRAVGFVHSPLLKRKGVVSQALIHISDWYPTLLSLAGYRESDSSHLDGQDVWGAISSGLPCPRTEILFNIDPVSRRHGEVDPRLLTLNGFGIWDTGVRAAIRAGDWKLLTGNVGDGDWFPPQTMPGGPHQWQGMEKRRDQRGKSVWLFNVTADPYERADLAEARPEVVKVLLTRLAEYNRTAVSPRNPPDDPMADPQLHGGVWTPWLGQEEAGDEGDDEEPDSINRKARSKSTCKVCKLRALFKKVGTRMQRAALYL; encoded by the exons CAGAGATCCACACGCCCGTGTTGGACCAGCTAGCTGGCGAAGGGGTGAAACtggaaaactactatgttcagcCCATCTGTTCCCCCTCACGAAGCCAACTTATGACTGGACG GTATCAGATTCACACTGGGCTTCAACACTCGATCATCCGTGCACGGCAGCCTCTCTGCCTGCCCCCCGACATACCAACGCTCCCTGAGAGGCTCCGGCAGGCTGGCTACAGCACCCACATGGTAGGGAAATGGCACCTGGGTTTCTGCCGGCCCGAGTGTCTGCCAACGAGCCGTGGATTTCAAAGCTTCCTTGGATCACTGACGGGCAGCGGAGACCATTTTAACTTCCAAAGCTGTGACGGTACAGAGGCCTGTGGGTTCGATCTGCATGATGGAGACCGGCCAGCCTGGGAGCTGAGTGGAAATTACTCAACAAGGCTTTACACAGAGAG AGTGAAAGAAATCCTGAGACATCATGACCAGAGGAAGCCCCTGTTTCTATATGTGGCCCTCCAAGCTGTGCACACACCGTTACAAGCTCCTGGGCATCTTCTCAGACGCTACCAGACCCTTGGCAACAGACCTCGGCGCCACTATGCCGCAATGGTGAGCGGCGTAGACGAGTCAGTAGGGGAGATTGTCAGTGAGCTGCGGGGGCGAggctactacaacaactctgtgCTCATCTACTCTTCAGACAACGGGGGCCAACCTCTCTCAGGGGGTTGTAATTGGCCCCTGCGTGGCGGCAAAGGATCCTACTGGGAAGGTGGAGTTCGAGCAGTTGGCTTTGTACACAGCCCACTTTTGAAAAGGAAGGGGGTGGTGAGTCAGGCTCTGATTCATATCTCCGATTGGTACCCGACCTTGCTGTCTCTTGCAGGATACAGAGAGTCTGATTCCAGCCACCTGGACGGCCAAGATGTTTGGGGAGCTATAAGTAGTGGCCTTCCCTGTCCACGAACTGAAATCCTCTTCAACATTGATCCAGTGTCACGCAGGCATGGAGAAGTTGACCCGAGACTCTTAACTCTAAATGGTTTTGGGATCTGGGATACAGGAGTGCGTGCAGCCATTCGAGCTGGTGACTGGAAACTTCTGACAGGAAATGTAGGCGATGGAGACTGGTTCCCTCCACAGACGATGCCAGGAGGTCCGCATCAGTGGCAGGGCATGGAAAAGAGACGAGACCAGCGGGGGAAGTCTGTCTGGCTTTTCAACGTTACTGCTGATCCCTACGAGAGGGCAGATTTGGCAGAGGCACGTCCTGAGGTGGTCAAGGTGCTCTTGACCCGGCTTGCCGAGTACAACCGGACAGCTGTGTCTCCACGCAATCCACCAGACGACCCGATGGCGGACCCGCAACTTCATGGAGGGGTGTGGACTCCTTGGCTAGGTCAGGAAGAGGCAGGAGATGAAGGGGATGATGAGGAACCAGACAGCATAAACAGAAAGGCCAGATCCAAGAGTACCTGCAAAGTCTGCAAACTCAGGGCCTTGTTCAAAAAGGTTGGAACCCGTATGCAAAGGGCTGCTTTGTACTTGTAG